The Treponema phagedenis DNA segment CTTCAACAATGCTTTTTTGAACAGGCGCAATAGTTCCTATACAACCGCGCAAATCGCCTTCTTTTTTTAAACTTACAAAAGTCCCCGCCCGCCCCGTTTCTATCTTGTGTATGATATCCTCTGGAAGCATATCAGGCTGTAAATAACTTCCTGTTTGCAAATAATGTTTGATACTTTTTAAAGCAAGCGCAATATGAGGTTCCGATTCTGTATGAAACGCATAATCGGAAATAGTTGCGGAGGGAGAATATTCTTGTATCTTAATTTTATCGACTGCATAACCGACTCCGAATGTTCCTTGATACGAAAGTAAATCCGATGTAAACAGATACTGCGTAAGCATGCCGGAAAGAATCAAAAAAGAATTCAGCCCGCACTCTCCTGCTCCATCGGCAAGAGCAGAATCTATTTTTTCAAATTGCGTAAAATTTCCCGATTGAATAATATCGCAAATTTTTTTATCAAACGTGGGCCCTTCTTTTGCAAAGCCGTAAGGACCTTCGGGCAAAAGTCGATGCGAAAGATCGCCACTTGCAATACACACCGCAGACTCGGATTGTGTTTCAATAAGATTCGCCAAAACTGTGCCGAATTCTTTTAAAACCGCTTTTGAAAGAATCCCATAATTGATGTGTACCAGCGAAAAGTCCGTGTACTCTTTTGCAATAAAATAAAGCGGTACAAACGCTCCATGATCAAGCGGCATTTCGGGAGTTTCGATTACAATGTTTTTTTCTTTACATGCGCCGACTAAGGCTTGTACAAATTGCACCGCATTGTTTGCCGAAAATTTAACATCGTCTCTGCCAAAGGATGCAAAGCTGCCGCTGATTATTTGTGCGGTATTTACGCACATCGCACCTCGATATAGTTTTGCATGCGGAGTAATCATAATAATTATTTTAGGCTGTAACGTCCGCACTTCCTGTGCACAGTGCCGCAAAGCTTCCGAGGTTTCTTTTATTTTTTCTTCTTCGCCTCGCCCAATTTCAGGAATAATAATCGGCGGGTGCGGAGTAATATACGCAGCGCGTAATTTTGCTTTTTTTTTCATAACTCCCTCCATGTCGTTATTATACCATAAAAAATTTTTAAACGCAAAACCATTGAATCTTTTTTGCTTAATTCAGATTCAGTACTATGTCAGAAAAATGTATTTGCCGGTGGTTCTACGCAGACAGGTTAGTTTTTGCCATGGACGGCAAAACTCAGCACGGGCACGGACGCTCGTGCTTCCACGCAGAAACGATGTTTTAAAGCAAAAGTATTTGCAAAGCTTTAAAACTCGCGGTTTAGTTTTTGACATGGACGTCAAAAACTAAACCGTTGTGCTTCCATAAAATATTTATTGCTGCAATATGCGAAAGTTTTTTTAAATTATATTTTGCAGCGTATAAGCGGAAAATTTAATTTTCAGGCGTTTTCTCGTTCGATTTTTTTCTAAAATTATAGAGATACCGTTTTATTTTTTGGCTTGCGGTTTTTTCAAATTTTTCTACAGGCTCTACCTTATCAATTCTTGAAATCTTGTTTACATGAGAGTTCACAAAGAATTTTATCTCATTTAAGATTTCAGCCCGCTTGTATGTCATTGCGTTTGAAAAGTCCGCCATTGCATCGCCCATTGCTTCTTGCAAATTCTGTAAGCGTGTATTCTCATCGTCTTTTTTGTCGGCTTCTGCAACTGTTACTTCTTCCATTTTTTTAAGTTCCGCCGCAAGTTTTTCTTCATCAAGCTGCACAAGGGCAACTAAAGAGGAATGCTCCCCTTCAACAACGAGTGCTTCAGAAACAAAGGGATGTTGGTTGAGCACAAATTCAATGTCTTCAGGATAAATATTCTCGCCATTAGCTCCGACAATCATGTTTTTTGATCTGCCTTTTATTGACACATGCCCCTTGCTGTCAATAAAAAAAAGATCTCCGGTTTTAAAATATCCGTCTTCCGTAAACGATTCATCAGTAAGCTCGGGGTCTTTGTAATAGCCTTTCATAACATTCGGGCCTTTTACAACAAGCTCTCCAATTCCCGTTTCGGGATTTACATTGATGAGTTTTACGTCTACCTCAGGTATTACATAGCCTATCCATTCAGGCACGGTTTGTTTTGGTGAAGAGTCGGCGATAAGAGGTGAAGTTTCGGTAAGACCGTATCCGATTGCATAAGGAAATTTAGCGTCTTTCATAAATTGCTCCACTGCGGGATCTGTTTTTGCTCCGCCAATTCCAAAGAATTTAATTCTGCCGCCAAATGTTTTTAAGAGTTTTTTTCCTGCAATGCGGGAGAAAAGTTTTCTTCCAAGCCGCGTTGAAGTTATTTTCTTTTTCAAAGGACTTGCCGTAAATGCCGGCACAACCTGTGTTTTATAAATTTTTTCTATTACCATAGGTACGCTTAGCATCATAGTGGGACGAACCTTTTGTAATGCGGGGATAAGTAAGCGCGGCGTTGGCGGCCCGATTAAATAGAAAATACAGGCACCGTTTAAAAAGAACATCAAAAAACCTATTGTGAATTCATATACATGAGACATCGGAAGGATAGAAAGAGCTACATCATATTCATTAATGCGCTGACAGCTTTGTCCGGCTATCGCGTTAGAAATCAAGTTTTTATGAGTTAGCTCCACAGCCTTTGATCTTCCTGTCGTACCCGACGTATAAATAATGGATGCGGTATCTTCTTCATTACATTCATGAGCAGGAGGAACTTCATCAGAAACTTTTTCTCCTTTTATAAGAGAAAAGTCCCCAATATTAATTATTGTTTGTAAATACGCTTCAGGAATTTTTGATTTTAGTCGCTCATCTACCAACATATGGGTTGTTTCGGAATGAGTAAGGCATGCTTCTGTTTCTCGTGCTGAAAAATCCGGCAATAATGGCACCACAATTGCGCCCATTGTTACAATTGCAAAATACGCGATTCCCCAGTGCGGGCAACTTGTCGCATAAATTGCAACTTGAGTGCCCGCCCGTATTCCTACACTATAAAGAAGCTGTCGCACTTCTTTGACCTTTTCATAAAAATCATTATATGTTAACGGTTCTGCTGATACATAGGAAACGGCTGGTCGATCGCCAAACCGGTTTACACTATTTTCAAGCATTGCGCTGAAGGTATGTTTTCCGAGTTCATTGATTGTTTGCATTCACAGCTCCTTAAATTTATTATTGTTCAACTTTATTGTATGGGACAACAACTTTCTATCCCATAATATACGATATACCGAGAATGTTACAATTAAGTCCGATAGATTGGACACTAAAACATTCGAGAGGTTGCAGAAACTTGTGATTTATTGCACTTCTATTCGCAAAGATGCCTTATTACAGCGTTTTTTTAATAAGTCGATTAATTTTTTCATCTTACTAAAACGTAAAAAGTTTTATAAAAATGAGCTCCGGTTTAGTTTTTAACGTCCATGTCAAAAACTAAAACCTGCGAGTTTTAAAGCTTCCTGTTACAAAAATGAGCTCGACACAACGGTTTCATTTTGCCGTCCGTGGCAAAATGAAACCTATGAGTTTGAAAACTCCTGTTTATAAAAAGAGCCCGACACGGCGCAACGGTGAGCAAACTTACCATAGGGCGAAGTTTTGAAAATTTACTGTAACTTCGCCAACGAATTTTAAAGCTTCAATTTTACAATTTACTGTTGATGCTTTAAAACATCGTTTGGAATTTCGCAAAGGCGGGCAGTTTACAATAGGAATGCCTAAATCCGGTAAGCAATTAGTGTTGACTCATTCTTTAATGTCACGGTAATTACGGAATGGTATACTAAACGTATTATTTCATTTTGCTTACCGCTTTTATAAATTCCTCGAAGATATTCCGTGCATTAGCGTTTGTTGCAGACAACATTTCGGGATGCCATTGTACCGCAACAACAAAAACATCGGCTGTTATTTTTTGGATTGCCTCCACAACCCCATCGAGACTTTTTGCCGCAACGGTAAATCCCTCTGCAATCTTTTTTATACATTGATGATGAAAACTATTTACTCGATAAGGCGTTCCTGCCGTTTTGATAAAAGAATCATCCTCGATCGTAATCGTATGCGTCAATCTACACGGCCCATCATCTTGGTCATGTTTAATTTTTATAAAATTCGCATATGATAAATCCTGATATAAGCTGCCTCCGTTCATTACATTGATAAGCTGTAAACCTCTGCAAACTCCCAGCACCGGCTTCCTGAGAGCAATAGCTTTTTTATACAGAGCTTCGTCAAACACATCCCGTTGCGGAAATGTCTCTCCAAGTTTTAAAAGCGGCTCTTCTCCGTACAGGCTCGGATCAACATCATGCCCGCCGGATAGGATAAGCCCGTCAATAAGCCTAACCATTTCCGCCGCTGCGGCAACGTCCTCGGTAAAGGGTAATATGAGCGGAATACCTCCCGCCCGCAAAACTGAGTTAACATAATCCTGATTTGCATACACCCGCTTATAACCGACAAAGCTATCTCCCTTATTCACCAAAATACTACCCGAAATTCCTATTACCGGCTTTATCAGTTTCATTTTTTCTCCGTTTGTTTTAGTTTCAATAATAATGTTTAGCAAAGTAAGCTTAATCATAAGAGAGGCGGTGCTGTCAAGTACTCCGGCCAGTGTGCACACAAGTAAAGTCAGCACTTCTTAAACTCCGGCTTTTCAGCGGCGACTACGCAGCCTTTTTAGTTTATAAGCTGCATACAGAGCGTTACAATAACACTGCGTCCTGACGTTAGAGGAAAGTAGAACGCTGGAAAAAACTGCCGGTAAAAAATCAATGTTCTGCAAGGTTTAAATACATGCAGAACACCGAAAGAGGTCTTTTCTGAAGGTTTTTAAAAAAAATTGTCGTTTACAGTTTGCTTCCCGATGTTGCTATGCCCGCAACAAATTGCCGTTGGAATAAAATATAAAGGATAATCATACGCAAGCGGTATTTTTTTTACGTAAGGCGAAATGCCCCGTTTTGGGTGTGTCCCTACGTGCGACGTTTTTTTTACAACCATACCTTAAAACGCCGCACTTCGGGTCGGCGTACTACGGGCTCCGCTTACGCTGCGGCTCTTTTTGCGCTATTTTAAGCGCGCAAAAAGGATCCGGCTTCGCATTTTTGAAAAAATGCTCGCCGCCCTCCGTATGCCTCACACGGGTGACTTTTTGACGTCCATGTCAAAAAGTCACCTACGAGTTTTTGTTTAGAACCACGGGCATCCGTGCCCGCGCTGATTGCTGTTTTGCATTAAGTTTTACGCAAAACATCTTGACTGTTGAGTTTTAACGCTTTGCAAACTGCCCGCTTTAAAACTCGTTGGCGAAGTTACAGTAAATTTTCAAAACTTCGCCCCTGCTCAATTCCAAACGATGTTTTGCCTGATATTCCAGCGTAAACAGGCAAAACTCGTTGGCGAAGTTATAGCAAATTTTCAAAACTTCGCCCTATGGTAAGCTACTCACCGTTGCGCCGTGTCGGACTCTTTTTTATAAAAATCAATTATTGAACGGTTCGCATGAAGCTCAAAGCGCTGTGTTTTTGTATCCTTCCTATTTATACATCGCCATGTACGGACCGTGGGCGTCAATTAGTTCATCACAAAGTGCACGGATATCGTCAATGCTGAGTTCCGCCGCCGTATGCGGGTCAAGCATTGCCGCATGATAAATGGCTTCCCGTGTTTTTGTGCGCGCCGCTTCAATGGTTAAAAGCTGCGTGTTAATATTAGTCATATTCATTGCGGCTAGTATCGGCGGTAAGGGGCCGATTCGACAGGGGGTAATTCCCGTACCGTTTACTAAACAGGGAACTTCTACACAAGCCTCATCAGGCAGATTAAAAATAAGCCCGTTGTTTAATACATTCCCGCCAAGTGCATAGGGTTTTGATGTTATAATTGCTTCCATAATGTACGAGGCATATTCATTGCTGCGCTCATGGGAAATTTTTCCGTTTGCCAGAATGTTTTTCTTATCTTCTTCCCAGCCTTTAATTTGCCGAATACAGCGGCGCGGATATTCATCAAGCGGGATGGCAAATTTTTCTATCAATTCAGGATATTTTGACTTTATATAGAAAGGATTGTACTCGGCATTATGTTCACTTGATTCGGTGCAGTAATAACCGAAGTTTTTGATATAATCAAACCGCACCATGTTCTCGTGTTTACCGGCGGCATTTTTCGCCGCTGCCCGTTTTTTTATTTCGGGATATAAGTCTACGCCGTTTTTATCTTTGATGGACAAAAGCCACGCCATGTGGTTAATGCCGGCAATAACTTCTTTTCTGCCTTCAAGTTTGTCCTGCATATCCAATTGTTCAAACAGTTCCCGCGAGCAAACTTGTACGCTATGACAAAGCCCGACTGTTTTTACATCGGTGTAGCGAAGCATATATCCGGTGAGCATTGCCATCGGGTTAGTATAATTTAAAAGCCATGCATCGGGGCATACCTCTTCGATTTCATGCGCAAAAGAATCCATAACCGGTATGGTTCTGAGGGCGCGCATAATTCCGCCTATCCCAAGAGTGTCGGCAATGGTTTGACGCAGTCCGTATTTTTTAGGGATTTCAAAATCAATAATAGTCGAAGGCTCATATCCGCCGACTTGAATAGCATTTATGACAAACGTAGCATCTTTCAAAGCTGCTTTTCTTTGTGCCTCACCTAAATAGCAGGAGATATGCGCTCTGCCTTCGTTAATGTTTTGGTTTAAGGCTGAAAGGATTATCTCTGAATCTTTAAGCCTTTCGGGACTAATGTCATATAATGCAATTTCCGCATCCTGTAAGACGGGCGTACACATACAATCGCCGATTACATTTCGGACAAATACGGTGCTGCCCGCACCGATAAAAACAATCTTTACCATAAAAACTCCTCTCCATCATAAAAATATATCAAATACTGACAGACTTTTCGTTAGATATATGTTAAGATGGTTTTAGCGGGAAAGATAGGTTTTTTGTTTCTTCAATACTTGTCAATTTGTTGAATATCCTTGAAAATCAGGGAAGAGAAATTTCTGCAAAGCGATTCGGGTTTTATAAAGAATTTGACAGTGTAAACAGGAGTGTGCGGATGAAAGAAAAAAGCGGGTTGCAGTTCTACTATTCCGGATATGAAAAATGCGGCAGCGGGCATTTTTTCGGTCCTGCAATACGAGCACATTATCTGGTACACATTGTGATTAGCGGCAAAGGGTCGTATCAAGTAAAAGGTTCCGTCATACCGGTTGAAAAAAATCAAGCGTTCTTAATACGACCGAAAGAGATAAGCTTTTATGCAGCAGATACAAAAGATCCTTGGGAGTATATTTGGTTTTCATTTGACGGAGAAGAATCCGATATATTAATCGATTCTTTTTTTTCCGATGAAAGTAGGTACATTGTTTCGGCGGAGGATCCTATCAGGTTGGAACAGTTCTTGCAAACAGCCTTGCCGTATTTTCAACAGCAAAGCTTATCGCAAATGGAATTACAAGGTTGGTGTTATTTATTTTTTTCCTGCTTTAAAAAACAGCCTACAAAAGCATCGCAAGATTTTAAAGATAACTATTTTTCAAAGGCTCTTAATTATATACGTTACAACTATATGCGTGATATCAATGTAAATCAGATAAGTGCGGAAATAGGGATTGACCGCACCTATTTGTATAAAATAATAAAAGAGTTTACAGGAGTTTCTCCTAAAACCTATATTACCATACTAAGGATTGAAGCGGCAAAAAACATGCTGCAATATTCAAACTACAGTATAACAGATATTGCCGCCCTCTGCGGTTTTCATGACCACTCTTCATTTTGCAAAATATTCCGCCGGCATGAAACGCAAACGCCTTCGGAATACCGGCAAACTTTTATACAATAATACTGTATGAAAGAGTATGCAAACCAATAATATAGCGTTTTGCAATTAAGGTGCTATTGTACTAATCGCGGTATTAACAATAACGGCGTGCGGATTTAAGCATCACTATGGTAAGTTTACTCGCCGTTGCAAAATTCCAAACGATGTTTTAAAGCATCAACACAAAACTATAAAATTGAATCTTTAAAACTCGTAGGCGAAGTTAAAGTAAATTTTCAAAACTTCGCCCTTGCGTCGTGTCGGACTTATTTTTGTAACAGAAAGCTTTAAAACTGGCAGGTTTGGTTTTTGACACGGACGGCAAAACTCAGAACAAATTCAAATGATGTTTAAAAGCATCAATACAAAATTATAAAATTTTTTATGATTTGTATAAAATGTAGTAAGAAAAATAATCGAGTTATCAAAAAAACCGCTACAATAGTATAAAAAACTGTCTGAAACTATGTCCAATACTAAAGATATTACAATATAGACTATCGCCAAAAAGTCGGCACAACTGTTCTTTTAAAGGAGAATTATCGATGATCCAATATGTAGCCTCATTTTTTAAATCTATCAATGCAAATAACCATCCGGGCGATATTGCACATGCGGTTGCCTTAGGACTGTTTTTAGCAATACTGCCAAAGGATAATTTAACATTTGTTTTTCTATTCTTTTTTACATTTTTTATCCGAGTAAACACGGGTGCTTTTTTTATTTCGTTTATTTTACTCGGTTTTCTAACTCCGTTTTTAGATGTTTTAATTAACCGAATAGGTTTTTTTATTGTTCCGCTTCAGTTCCTGCGTCCCTGTTTTATTCTGCTTGAAAATACACCGTTTATAGCTTTGTTTAAACTTTCAAATACGATGGTTGCGGGAGGTATCGTTTTAGGGCTTATTCTTTATGTTCCCTGCTATATGTTGACCCGTTTTCTTGTAGGTAAATATAGAAAACACATGCAGCCTTCTGTTTCCGATATCAAAGGCTCAGGGTTTATCTCAAAAATACCGCTGCTTAAACACTTAGTAAAAATTTCAGAGTTAAAGGAAAAATTCTATGACAAATAATAACGATAACGATATAACCAACACCGATACAGCGGGTGAAGAGCTTCTAAAAAAAGAGTCTGTAGAAAATACCGCAAAGATTCAAGATGTTATTGAAGCCGGTAATCCTGATACTGAAAAAGCTGCCGCAAAAAACATCTCTCCTGAGAAGGCCGCAAAGCTCGCCGCACGCGCAGAAAAAAAAGCAGCAAAAGAAGCTAAAAAACTTGAGAAGGTAAAAAAGATTTTCAAAAAAAAGTATACGGCGCGGGCACTCAAGCGTAAAATTTATAAAAAAATTTATGTTCCCGCGGACAGAGAATTTATTCAGGGTTTTATCGTACAAAGCGTTGATGAGAAAAATAGGACGTACTATGAGTTTGACAAAACCCGTATTAATGAGAAAACGCAGCTTAAACGTATAAACCGGATTGCAAAAGAAATCGGAAGTCAAAAAGGGCGGGTGAATTTTCTTGCGGTGTTTGGCGCCCTTGCCTGCGTGTTTGCCGTACTCTTTTTTATTTATCTTTTTAGAAACTTCATTGCGCGTAAAATTGTGGTAGGCGGTTCAGAGGCTGCCTTCGGTGCAAAGTGCGAAGTAAGTCTTGTGGATTTTGATTTACTGCATACGCGTTTTAGAATACAAGGATACAAGGTTGCAAATAAAAAACAGCCGATGCGAAACCTGTTTGAAATACAAAACATTGATTTTTATTTTAATCTTTTAGAATTAAGCCGCGGCAAATTTGTAGCGGAGAACATGGCGATTGAAGGCTTTACATGGAATACGCCGCGGAAAACTTCGGGAGCGCTTCCGCCGAAAAAACAAAAACCGGTTGACCCGAATAAAAAGCCGAATCCGGTTGTTGCGCTTATAGAAAAAGAAGTTAAAAAAGTAACAGACGAAATTTCTTTTGATAGCGGATTAAAGGCTGTTCAAAACCAAGTTGATCCGCGTAAAATTTTAGAGCGCGAAAAAAATGCTTTTAAGATACCCGCAATAACACAAGAAATAATAGACTCGGTTGATCCGATGGTTACCAAGTGGATTACGACAAAGGACAAGGTAGAAAAGCAGGTCGAAGACACTATTAAAGCGGTTGAAAAATTATCTGCGATAGATGTTACGAAAATTAACGATGTTGCAAAACTCAGGGAACTCATAGAAACTATCCGTAAAGTTGCGGAAACCGGAAAATCCGATTTTGACTTAGTTGAAGGGCTTGCAAAAGATATACAAGCAGATGCAAAAACGGTTGAGCGGCTTGGAAAAAATGCAGGCAATGCAATTAAAAGCGATTTTAATCACGTAAAAGAACTCGCTGCAAAAATAAAATCAATCAATGTTAATACCAGTAAAAAACTGATAAGCGACCTCATCCGCGTTTTTATTATGAATGCACTTGGAAAGTATTATCCCTACTATGTACAAGGTATGGAATATCTGCAAAGTTCCCAGAAAAATCCTAAACAGCAAAAAGAACTCACGTTTGCTGAAAAATCTAAAATGATGGAACGGCTTCCGGGAAAAACTTTTATTTTCGGAAAAAACTCAATGCCCACCGTTGTTATAAAAAACATATCGCTTTCAGGTCATCATCCCGAAAAAGATGTGTTTACAGTTGCGGGCGGCGCAAAAGCTATTACCAATGATGCGGATAAACTCGGACTTCCGTTATCGCTGATGTTAAAAACCACGCACGGAAAAATGCAAGAAACCGCCGACGGCATAATTGATTTGCGCTCATACTCTCCGGAACTTGTTGACGTTGCGGTAAGTTTTGAAGGGCTTGACTTTACTATTCCCTCCCCCGCAACGGCGGTTCCTTCTCTTGACGGAATTTTAAAAACGGGGGCGGAAGTCAATATTTCTAAAAAACAAGATGTTGTTGTTAGCGCAAATATGGGAATCAGAAACAGTGTTTTAAAAGTAGATGATTTTGAGCCGGCCTTTGTTTCAGAAATATACCAAAATGTTTTAGACGGAATAAAAACAATAAATGTTAAAACCACCCTGACAATAAAAGACCGTAAGCTGTTTGATCTTGATGTCGATACCGATGTAGATGAGCAAATTGCGGTTGCCCTACAAAAAGAATTCTTCCGTCAAGTTGAAAAACTGAAGGCAGAGCTTATCAAACAAGGTGAAAAATGGCTTAATGAGCAAAGAGAAATTTATAAAGAAGAAATTGCAAAATTCACACAAACGGCAGACACGGTTAAAAAAATCATAAACGATTTTCGAGATTACAAAAGAATCTTAGCAGAAAAAAGAGCAGAGGCGGAAAAACAAATTAAAGATCTTGGTGCAAGAAAACTAAAAGAAACGATTGATGCTAATGTCAAAGATAATGTGAAGGACAATGTTAAGGATATCTTTAAGGGATTTGGATTCTAAAACACAAACGTCTTCGGGGTGCTGCCCGAGCTTTTATACAAAATATTGAACGGAAGGACAGCAACCTTACAGCATAAAAATTATACCGCATGATTTTATTCTCCCGAGATCTAAGAGGCGGTAAGCCTCTTAATGCGAAGCATAAATCGGCAGGACTAAGACCTGACAAATCCCTTATCACAAGCATCACTATGGTAAATTGCCCACCGTTGCGCCGTGTCGGACTCTTTCTATAATAGAAGCTTTAAAACTGGCAGGTTTGGTTTTTGACACGGATGTCAAAACCAAACCTGCGCTCTTTTTCATACAGGTATCAAAATGCTGCACTCGCTTATTTTTTCACGGCATGAACTCTGTCAGGAAGATGCTATCAATAGAAAAATAAACTTAAAAAGGCTATACTGCAATAACTTTGATTAATGATAGTTTACTTTTATGCTGCAAGGAGATTTTTACACAACCGTTATGGAAAGATTTTTTAAAAATAAAACGTTTGCGATTGTATTAAGTTTGTTTGCGATGCTTTTATGGGGGAGTGCAATTCCCTTAATAAAATCAACATACATAACACTTAATATACAGATGGATGATACAGGAGCAAAAATATTAATAGCCGGTATTCGGTTTTTTCTTGCGGGACTAATCGCATTTTTTTACTTAACAACCTTGAACAAAGAAAAAATAATACTCAAAGACATAAATTTTAAATTTATACTCTTTCTCCCTTTCATACAGATCACTGTCCAATATATTTTTTACTATATCGGTGTTTCAAATACTGCGGGTGTAAAATCCGCAATTCTACAAGCTTCAAACGCTTTTTTTGTGGTTATCATTTCAAGGGTATTAATGAAGGAAGAAAAAATAACGCTTAATAAAGTTTTAGCCTTAGTGATCGGAACCTTAGGAATTGTGATCGTCAATTCTAAGCAAGGCAGCAGTTTTTCGATGACATTACGCGGGGAAGGCGCTGTTTTAATTGCAACTATTGTCAACGCCTTGTGCACCGTACTTGTCAGAAAACACGGAAGAAGTCAAAATCCGTTTTTATTAAACACGGTGCAATTTATACTGGGTTCAATCCCGCTATTGATAATAGGATATGTAATGCATTACAGTCCTCTGATATTTAACGTTAGCGCAATTCTTATGCTAGTATACGGAGGATTTATTTCTGCCACATCTTTTACGATATGGACAATAGTTTTAAGGTATCATAGCTCGGGAGAGTTCGGCATTTATAAATTGTTTGTACCGATTTTCGGCAGTTTACTTTCAATTATTATATTGGGTGAAGAATTTACCCTTCGGCTATTAATCGGAATGGTGTTTGTAATAGTGGGCTCCTACATATTAAATATGAAAAAGAAGCTCGGCAAAACTTGAAAAGACTTTTTCAGACTGTTGTTGGAACCTGAATTGCCAGGTTAGCTGGAAGAG contains these protein-coding regions:
- a CDS encoding DMT family transporter: MLQGDFYTTVMERFFKNKTFAIVLSLFAMLLWGSAIPLIKSTYITLNIQMDDTGAKILIAGIRFFLAGLIAFFYLTTLNKEKIILKDINFKFILFLPFIQITVQYIFYYIGVSNTAGVKSAILQASNAFFVVIISRVLMKEEKITLNKVLALVIGTLGIVIVNSKQGSSFSMTLRGEGAVLIATIVNALCTVLVRKHGRSQNPFLLNTVQFILGSIPLLIIGYVMHYSPLIFNVSAILMLVYGGFISATSFTIWTIVLRYHSSGEFGIYKLFVPIFGSLLSIIILGEEFTLRLLIGMVFVIVGSYILNMKKKLGKT
- a CDS encoding TIGR03545 family protein, with protein sequence MTNNNDNDITNTDTAGEELLKKESVENTAKIQDVIEAGNPDTEKAAAKNISPEKAAKLAARAEKKAAKEAKKLEKVKKIFKKKYTARALKRKIYKKIYVPADREFIQGFIVQSVDEKNRTYYEFDKTRINEKTQLKRINRIAKEIGSQKGRVNFLAVFGALACVFAVLFFIYLFRNFIARKIVVGGSEAAFGAKCEVSLVDFDLLHTRFRIQGYKVANKKQPMRNLFEIQNIDFYFNLLELSRGKFVAENMAIEGFTWNTPRKTSGALPPKKQKPVDPNKKPNPVVALIEKEVKKVTDEISFDSGLKAVQNQVDPRKILEREKNAFKIPAITQEIIDSVDPMVTKWITTKDKVEKQVEDTIKAVEKLSAIDVTKINDVAKLRELIETIRKVAETGKSDFDLVEGLAKDIQADAKTVERLGKNAGNAIKSDFNHVKELAAKIKSINVNTSKKLISDLIRVFIMNALGKYYPYYVQGMEYLQSSQKNPKQQKELTFAEKSKMMERLPGKTFIFGKNSMPTVVIKNISLSGHHPEKDVFTVAGGAKAITNDADKLGLPLSLMLKTTHGKMQETADGIIDLRSYSPELVDVAVSFEGLDFTIPSPATAVPSLDGILKTGAEVNISKKQDVVVSANMGIRNSVLKVDDFEPAFVSEIYQNVLDGIKTINVKTTLTIKDRKLFDLDVDTDVDEQIAVALQKEFFRQVEKLKAELIKQGEKWLNEQREIYKEEIAKFTQTADTVKKIINDFRDYKRILAEKRAEAEKQIKDLGARKLKETIDANVKDNVKDNVKDIFKGFGF